A stretch of the Ischnura elegans chromosome 5, ioIscEleg1.1, whole genome shotgun sequence genome encodes the following:
- the LOC124159698 gene encoding carbonic anhydrase 2-like: MIGKLRTLALLVALVCVLETHGSENDVVSELPNEIFDEPGLPGAGNDGQVRADATNSSSSPDFGYRRNNGPDTWPETFPTSCAGRRQSPINIRLNRADSASSEERRRLRFNNYDVVPSQMSLRNVGSTVTLTANFTGNRKPSISGFLLRDKYLFAEIHFHWGKTSKEGSEHLVDGRSYPLEMHVVHFKKEYGTVTEAKKNRDGLAVIGYFFKLTRRDRNRLLQRLIRKFDDVQNPDCDPVSINPFALEDLAPPFCKKFISYRGSLTTPLCDQVVRWIVSLKPLRLTSSQLPPFRKLKDNDGKFLVRNFRPPQPLNRRRVILVH, from the exons ATGATCGGCAAACTGAGGACTTTGGCACTGTTGGTGGCGCTCGTCTGCGTGCTAGAGACCCATGGCTCAGAAAACGACGTGGTTTCGGAATTGCCGAATGAGATATTTGACGAGCCAGGATTACCGGGCGCTG GTAATGATGGGCAGGTCCGCGCCGATGCAACCAATTCCTCCTCTAGTCCTGACTTTGGATACAGGAGAAATAATG GTCCCGATACCTGGCCTGAAACATTCCCTACGTCCTGTGCTGGCAGGAGACAGTCGCCGATAAACATTCGCCTCAATAGAGCGGACTCCGCTTCTTCCGAAGAGCGTAGGAGACTCAGGTTCAATAATTACGATGTCGTTCCGTCGCAGATGTCTCTAAGGAACGTTGGCAGTACCG ttactctGACCGCGAACTTTACAGGCAATAGAAAACCAAGCATTTCCGGTTTTCTTCTAAGAGACAAGTATTTGTTTGCCGAGATTCACTTCCACTGGGGTAAAACTTCGAAGGAAGGCAGTGAACATTTGGTAGATGGACGTAG TTATCCTCTAGAAATGCACGTCGTTCACTTTAAGAAAGAGTATGGAACGGTAACTGAAGCAAAGAAGAATAGAGATGGCTTGGCAGTTATTGGATACTTCTTCAAG TTGACACGACGGGACAGGAACCGTCTGCTGCAGAGGCTGATCAGGAAATTCGACGATGTACAAAATCCAGATTGCGATCCGGTGTCCATTAATCCATTCGCGCTGGAAGACCTTGCCCCCCCTTTCTGTAAGAAGTTCATCTCTTACCGTGGGTCGCTGACCACGCCACTTTGCGACCAAGTTGTTCGCTGGATTGTCTCTCTGAAGCCTCTCCGCCTTACCTCAAGCCAG CTTCCTCCATTCCGGAAGTTGAAGGACAACGATGGAAAATTCCTTGTCAGGAACTTCCGCCCACCCCAGCCTCTCAATCGCAGGAGAGTGATTTTGGTGCACTAA